One genomic segment of Acinetobacter oleivorans DR1 includes these proteins:
- a CDS encoding OmpW/AlkL family protein has product MDILKLIGGNLLAVAFVTGTQTAHAEFKRFSVSAGWLHVMPQGKANPFNINTAVANGTTAKVGTISTSAFMKSIDPNATLSTGENAKEVLDMVFSHPVDENGNQQQSVGQLLGLVDENDMVSPDITGTATIKGLEQWEGKGTGLEAEDVDTLGLMFNYYVNENVSLQLIGGIPPKVDIKGKGEINAPLSGFANPEGLAALVIGDKLDLLQDIPITNLGNKSKAATVRAWTPALEAQYQFGKAGVNKLRPYIGAGIMYSRFSNIKLNDQINSDLIAAGHMIQNVLDNNAGAALDGKTSSANPYVWVKATDAIAPIVSLGATYDITPNWYAVGSVSYAKLNNRANIDVIDSKTGKQLIHASTKVDIDPLITYLGVGYRF; this is encoded by the coding sequence ATGGATATTTTAAAATTAATAGGCGGAAATCTGCTCGCCGTGGCTTTTGTAACGGGAACTCAAACAGCACATGCAGAATTTAAACGGTTTTCTGTATCTGCTGGGTGGTTGCATGTCATGCCACAAGGTAAAGCAAATCCATTCAACATCAATACTGCTGTAGCAAATGGAACCACTGCCAAAGTCGGAACTATTTCTACTTCAGCATTTATGAAATCAATAGACCCTAATGCAACATTATCAACTGGGGAAAATGCCAAAGAAGTTCTCGATATGGTATTTAGTCATCCAGTCGATGAAAACGGCAATCAACAACAATCGGTTGGTCAGCTATTAGGGCTTGTAGATGAAAATGACATGGTTTCGCCAGATATCACTGGTACAGCAACCATTAAAGGATTAGAACAATGGGAAGGTAAAGGTACAGGGCTTGAAGCAGAAGATGTAGACACTCTGGGTTTAATGTTTAATTACTATGTGAATGAGAACGTGTCTTTACAGTTAATTGGTGGGATTCCTCCAAAAGTTGATATTAAGGGGAAAGGAGAAATTAACGCGCCGTTATCTGGTTTTGCAAATCCTGAAGGATTAGCTGCTTTGGTTATCGGGGATAAACTTGATTTATTACAAGACATTCCAATCACTAATCTGGGTAATAAATCGAAAGCTGCTACGGTGCGTGCATGGACTCCAGCATTAGAGGCTCAATATCAGTTTGGTAAGGCAGGAGTAAATAAATTGCGCCCATATATTGGTGCCGGAATTATGTATTCACGCTTTTCTAACATTAAGTTAAACGACCAAATTAATTCTGACTTAATTGCTGCGGGGCATATGATTCAGAATGTTCTAGATAATAATGCTGGCGCTGCATTAGATGGTAAAACTTCAAGTGCAAATCCATATGTTTGGGTTAAAGCAACTGATGCGATTGCCCCAATTGTGAGTCTAGGCGCTACTTATGACATCACGCCAAATTGGTATGCTGTTGGTTCAGTGTCCTATGCAAAGTTAAATAACCGCGCAAATATTGATGTGATTGATAGCAAAACAGGTAAGCAGTTAATTCATGCCTCAACCAAAGTTGATATTGATCCCTTAATTACATATCTAGGTGTGGGTTATCGTTTTTAA
- a CDS encoding TetR/AcrR family transcriptional regulator → MSTSGINPTSSYHHGNLREALLINGLQLLESSQGVDFSMRELTRMIGVSPNAVYRHFANKEELLTALAIYGFEQLIEAQAHAIHNATNPKAGFLNSGKEYIYFAIKNPSLFRLMYSQFAVAQDDEKLKSMTDLFYTGMLYAAATAFQTSVDTEQSQTMARLAWGMVHGLSYLIIDGQFSHLSNDELNIMIDNVLETAIAVSGK, encoded by the coding sequence GTGTCAACATCGGGCATAAATCCAACTTCTAGCTATCACCATGGTAATTTGAGAGAAGCTTTACTTATTAATGGCTTACAATTATTAGAGTCTAGTCAGGGTGTTGATTTTAGTATGCGAGAATTGACCCGCATGATTGGAGTATCCCCAAATGCGGTTTACAGGCATTTTGCAAATAAAGAAGAACTACTGACCGCTTTAGCCATATATGGTTTTGAACAATTAATAGAAGCTCAAGCGCATGCTATTCATAATGCAACCAACCCCAAAGCCGGTTTTTTAAACTCAGGTAAAGAATACATATATTTTGCTATTAAAAACCCATCTTTATTTAGACTGATGTATAGCCAGTTTGCTGTTGCTCAAGATGATGAAAAATTAAAATCTATGACAGATTTATTCTATACAGGAATGCTATATGCAGCGGCAACAGCATTTCAAACCTCTGTCGATACTGAACAAAGCCAAACGATGGCAAGATTAGCTTGGGGCATGGTTCATGGTCTAAGCTATTTAATTATTGACGGACAATTTAGTCATTTGAGTAATGATGAACTCAACATCATGATCGATAATGTGCTAGAAACAGCAATAGCTGTATCAGGAAAATAG
- a CDS encoding carotenoid oxygenase family protein: protein MNRTSIRNEIVNNKLVSSVVGKFLSFHQSRVPYSPDNPFLVGPFAPVTKEVFSSDLVVHGEIPSSLNGIFLRMGPNPLEVENPANYNWFMGDGMVHGLRLKDGQALWYKNRYVGTHHIHKKLGREKIKGEPRGPVDVANTNIIGHAGKIWTITESGPFPVALDHELNSLKYGLFNSKDNYPFTAHPHVDPDTGELHAICYDALLPMQVYYQVIDQSGQVKKRVSIPVKHGPMMHDCGMTKTKMLVLDFPVTFSIERMLQGMQLPYSWNEKHPARIGVLPKNGDAQDIKWFDVDPCIIFHSFNAYDLENGDIIFDACVHTKTFTDSIQGPVDKQLIQFERWTLQFGTQTLKREVISKIPQEFPRLDERFVGKPYRFAYSISVGNEGEPVDNINLKANNLLVHDLLKGESYKHSYGDDYFTGEVIFLPKHSESEEGDGWLISYIHALDGIKPSKVVILDSKKIGQDLQATIDLPVRVPLGFHANWVDI from the coding sequence ATGAACAGGACAAGTATCCGTAATGAAATTGTTAACAATAAGCTGGTTTCTTCCGTAGTAGGGAAGTTTCTGAGTTTCCATCAAAGCCGAGTTCCCTATAGCCCAGATAATCCTTTTCTTGTAGGTCCCTTTGCACCAGTTACTAAAGAGGTTTTTTCAAGTGATTTGGTTGTGCATGGAGAAATACCATCTTCATTAAATGGCATTTTTTTAAGAATGGGTCCAAATCCATTAGAAGTTGAAAACCCTGCAAACTATAATTGGTTTATGGGCGATGGGATGGTACATGGCCTAAGGTTAAAAGATGGTCAAGCATTATGGTATAAAAATCGATATGTAGGGACGCATCACATACATAAAAAATTAGGGCGAGAGAAAATAAAAGGTGAGCCTCGAGGTCCAGTTGATGTCGCAAATACGAATATTATTGGTCATGCAGGAAAGATCTGGACAATAACAGAATCAGGGCCGTTTCCAGTCGCTTTAGATCATGAATTAAATAGCCTTAAATATGGTTTATTCAACAGTAAAGATAATTATCCTTTTACAGCTCATCCTCATGTAGACCCAGATACGGGAGAGTTACATGCGATTTGCTATGATGCTTTACTGCCAATGCAAGTCTATTATCAGGTGATTGATCAATCGGGCCAAGTTAAGAAGCGGGTCAGTATCCCTGTTAAGCATGGGCCAATGATGCATGATTGCGGTATGACAAAAACTAAAATGCTAGTTCTGGATTTCCCTGTAACTTTTTCAATCGAGAGAATGTTACAAGGGATGCAATTGCCCTATTCATGGAATGAAAAGCACCCTGCGCGAATAGGTGTCTTACCAAAAAATGGTGATGCACAGGATATAAAATGGTTTGATGTAGATCCATGTATTATTTTTCATTCATTTAATGCATATGATCTTGAAAATGGCGATATCATTTTTGATGCTTGTGTTCACACCAAGACCTTTACTGACTCTATTCAGGGGCCAGTAGATAAGCAGCTTATCCAGTTTGAAAGATGGACTCTGCAATTTGGTACTCAAACTCTAAAACGGGAAGTAATTTCAAAAATTCCTCAAGAATTTCCTCGTCTAGATGAACGTTTTGTTGGGAAACCTTATCGTTTTGCTTATTCAATTTCTGTTGGAAATGAAGGTGAGCCAGTAGATAATATTAATTTAAAAGCAAATAATTTATTGGTCCATGATTTACTCAAAGGTGAATCCTATAAGCATTCATATGGTGATGATTATTTCACTGGCGAAGTGATTTTTTTACCAAAACACTCTGAGAGTGAAGAAGGTGATGGTTGGTTAATTTCGTATATCCATGCTTTAGACGGAATAAAGCCAAGTAAAGTCGTAATACTCGACTCCAAAAAAATTGGGCAAGACCTCCAAGCTACTATTGATTTACCTGTAAGGGTGCCTTTGGGTTTTCATGCAAATTGGGTAGATATTTAA
- a CDS encoding IclR family transcriptional regulator, which translates to MVKIKPHPATSGNASADRLLTLLTAFRIGDKSLTLAELAERTELNKATIMRLIVSLEDFGFVNRLSDGRYTLASEVMRLNTIYQDALDLERHVVPCLQQLVDEIGETASFYVKHGAYRLCQYRINSTHRLRVHIQPGEVRPMDGAAGAQALRSTHEQVLSRTDPFYSTGVTEPHAASMALPVFDAQNDVVGALVVSGPSSRFTSEIAKSVGDFFFKIADDLTKSLGGKSIRN; encoded by the coding sequence ATGGTTAAAATTAAACCTCACCCAGCAACAAGCGGAAATGCATCGGCTGATCGCCTTTTAACTTTGTTAACTGCTTTTAGAATAGGTGATAAATCTTTAACCCTAGCAGAACTCGCTGAACGAACAGAATTAAATAAAGCAACCATCATGCGCTTAATTGTTTCGCTAGAAGATTTTGGTTTTGTTAACCGTCTTTCAGATGGCAGATATACGCTTGCCAGCGAAGTCATGCGTTTAAATACAATTTATCAAGATGCTTTAGACTTAGAAAGACATGTTGTGCCTTGTTTACAGCAACTTGTAGATGAAATTGGCGAAACAGCTTCTTTTTACGTTAAGCATGGGGCATATCGTCTTTGCCAATATCGAATAAACTCTACCCATCGATTGCGCGTTCATATTCAGCCGGGTGAAGTTCGGCCAATGGATGGTGCGGCAGGTGCTCAAGCATTACGGTCAACACACGAACAAGTTTTATCAAGAACTGATCCTTTTTATTCAACTGGTGTAACGGAGCCACATGCTGCTTCAATGGCATTGCCTGTGTTTGATGCTCAAAATGATGTGGTTGGCGCATTGGTTGTTTCAGGTCCATCAAGCCGCTTTACTTCGGAAATTGCAAAATCTGTGGGTGATTTCTTCTTTAAAATTGCAGATGACTTGACCAAAAGTTTGGGTGGTAAGAGTATTCGTAATTAA
- a CDS encoding MFS transporter, which yields MSTEYSQASAIERETMRKVAWRLLPFLTLCYVIAIIDRGNIGMASLQMNEDLGLTATAFGFASSLFFFAYFLFEVPSNLAMQKFGAKVWIARIMVTWGVISAATAFVESSTSLYIMRFLLGAAEAGFFPGVILYLTYWLPANYRGRMIAIFMVAIPGANFLGSPLSGFLLSLDGLMGMRGWHWLFILEGIPAILLGIACLFVLTDRPEQAKWLNSEQKAWLVERLQFERQQKTPIGHISLWQLLKNKYIWAMIIIYSGASAAGSTMSVWAPQLIKSFGLSNVEIGLVNAIPYGLASIAMILWGRSSDRKNERLWHTAIALLMISIGLLIALFTSSLIGTIFLLSIVLIGAYSVKGPFWALASSWMSPTTTAAGLAAIGACANLIGGGMMVNIYGAIHDATGSHAIALLPLAALNLVSAIMVFIMSRKKAVLFNQPQSTS from the coding sequence ATGTCTACAGAATATTCTCAAGCGAGTGCGATTGAACGTGAAACAATGCGCAAGGTGGCGTGGCGATTGCTGCCTTTTTTAACGCTTTGTTATGTGATTGCTATTATTGACCGTGGCAATATTGGTATGGCTTCATTACAAATGAATGAAGACCTTGGATTAACAGCTACTGCCTTTGGTTTTGCCAGTAGCTTATTTTTCTTTGCATATTTTCTATTTGAAGTACCCAGCAACCTCGCCATGCAAAAATTTGGAGCAAAAGTATGGATTGCCCGAATTATGGTGACTTGGGGGGTAATTTCAGCTGCAACAGCATTCGTTGAAAGCTCCACATCGTTATATATTATGCGCTTTTTGCTAGGCGCTGCCGAAGCTGGTTTTTTCCCTGGTGTGATTTTATATCTAACCTATTGGTTGCCCGCCAATTATAGAGGCCGAATGATTGCTATATTTATGGTGGCAATTCCGGGGGCAAACTTTCTAGGTTCACCATTATCTGGTTTTTTACTATCCCTAGATGGTTTGATGGGCATGCGCGGATGGCATTGGCTATTTATTTTAGAAGGTATTCCTGCGATTTTACTGGGTATCGCTTGCCTATTTGTACTCACAGATCGACCAGAACAGGCAAAATGGCTCAATAGCGAACAAAAAGCTTGGTTAGTTGAAAGACTACAATTTGAACGCCAACAAAAAACTCCGATTGGTCATATTTCACTATGGCAACTTCTAAAGAATAAATATATTTGGGCTATGATCATTATTTATTCTGGTGCTTCTGCTGCTGGAAGTACAATGAGTGTTTGGGCACCTCAATTAATTAAATCATTCGGTTTGAGTAATGTAGAAATCGGTTTAGTAAATGCGATTCCTTATGGCTTAGCTTCTATTGCCATGATTCTTTGGGGTCGTAGCTCAGATCGTAAAAATGAACGCCTTTGGCATACAGCAATCGCTCTATTAATGATCTCAATTGGTTTATTAATTGCTTTGTTCACGTCTTCACTTATTGGCACAATCTTTTTACTCAGTATCGTTTTAATTGGTGCTTATTCTGTGAAAGGTCCATTCTGGGCTTTAGCATCCTCATGGATGTCACCGACTACAACGGCGGCTGGACTAGCAGCAATTGGCGCATGCGCTAACCTGATTGGTGGCGGCATGATGGTGAATATCTATGGTGCAATCCATGATGCAACAGGAAGCCATGCTATAGCCCTACTTCCACTTGCAGCCTTAAATCTCGTATCGGCTATTATGGTTTTCATTATGTCTAGAAAGAAAGCCGTTTTGTTTAACCAACCACAAAGCACTTCGTAA
- a CDS encoding hydroxyacid dehydrogenase, with protein sequence MQVKMKRKVLITGPTLTSDALLYAQSHDIQLIPTEPYMPKDEMEKLIHDEQPDAIIVRTGKLSRDMIFASDNLKVIAKHGVGFDTIDTQAAAERKIPVTIAVGANAQSVAEHAFALMFNVARQVTWLDQRIREGHWDKASANGVELYGKTLGLIGLGAIGSILMKLVAPLNMKVKVYDPFLQNLPELDYVEQEHDFEKLLETSDIISLHCPLTAENRHLFSHAQFEKMKRSSILINTARGELIDQAALVDALKNNKIAGAGLDTFSSEPPEKDNPLWELPNLVVTPHIGANTTDSRNRVGLLALEQIVSIWDGQLLNPRAIANWKLLNS encoded by the coding sequence GTGCAAGTCAAAATGAAACGTAAAGTTCTTATCACGGGGCCAACATTAACTTCAGATGCGTTACTGTATGCTCAATCCCATGATATTCAGTTGATTCCAACTGAACCCTACATGCCAAAAGATGAAATGGAAAAACTCATCCATGATGAACAACCTGATGCAATTATTGTGCGAACAGGCAAACTTTCTAGGGATATGATTTTTGCTTCAGATAATTTAAAAGTGATTGCAAAACATGGTGTTGGATTTGACACAATCGACACTCAGGCTGCCGCTGAACGAAAAATTCCTGTCACTATTGCCGTAGGCGCAAATGCACAGTCTGTTGCCGAACACGCTTTTGCACTTATGTTTAATGTTGCTCGACAAGTCACGTGGTTAGACCAACGAATCAGAGAAGGTCATTGGGACAAAGCAAGTGCAAATGGTGTGGAGTTATATGGAAAAACGCTGGGCTTAATTGGTTTAGGGGCAATCGGTAGCATTCTCATGAAGTTAGTCGCTCCCTTAAACATGAAAGTAAAAGTATATGATCCGTTTCTACAAAATCTGCCAGAGCTTGATTATGTAGAACAAGAGCATGACTTTGAAAAACTCTTAGAAACCAGTGACATTATTAGCCTACACTGTCCACTCACAGCAGAGAATAGACACTTATTTTCTCATGCCCAATTTGAAAAGATGAAACGCTCAAGCATCTTAATTAATACAGCACGTGGTGAATTAATTGATCAAGCTGCATTAGTTGATGCACTAAAAAATAATAAAATTGCTGGTGCAGGTTTAGATACTTTTTCTTCAGAGCCACCTGAAAAAGATAATCCATTATGGGAATTACCTAACTTGGTTGTGACTCCTCACATAGGAGCAAACACAACAGATTCACGTAATCGCGTTGGTCTCTTAGCACTCGAACAGATTGTGAGTATTTGGGATGGTCAACTATTAAACCCACGAGCTATCGCTAACTGGAAGTTACTCAATAGCTAA
- a CDS encoding RraA family protein, producing the protein MAIGFRVLKNDRKVEQKWIEQYRNLPVANVSDSMNRMTSGGAQLRPMHKKGYLCGPAITVKARPGDNLMLHYAIDIAQAGDVIVVDAGGDLTNALIGEMMVAYAIKKGIAGIVINGAIRDSVVIGEGDFPLFAAGVSHRGPYKDGPGEINVPIAINGMVIEPGDLILGDEDGLLSVPYAEVEEVYLKASAKHAAEQKQLDQIAVGENDRSWVINSLKQKGCELPE; encoded by the coding sequence ATGGCAATTGGTTTTAGAGTGCTAAAAAACGACAGAAAAGTTGAGCAAAAATGGATTGAGCAATATCGAAATCTACCAGTCGCTAATGTCAGTGACTCAATGAATCGAATGACTTCAGGCGGGGCTCAATTAAGACCAATGCATAAAAAGGGATATCTTTGTGGACCTGCCATTACAGTTAAGGCGCGTCCGGGTGACAACTTGATGTTGCACTACGCTATTGATATTGCCCAAGCGGGAGATGTCATCGTGGTTGATGCGGGTGGCGATCTAACCAATGCATTAATTGGAGAGATGATGGTTGCTTATGCCATTAAGAAAGGTATAGCCGGCATTGTTATTAATGGTGCGATTCGTGATTCGGTTGTAATTGGAGAGGGAGATTTTCCACTTTTTGCAGCAGGAGTTTCACATCGAGGGCCTTATAAAGACGGACCGGGGGAAATTAATGTTCCTATCGCAATCAATGGAATGGTAATTGAACCGGGAGACTTGATTTTAGGGGATGAAGATGGACTTTTAAGCGTGCCGTATGCAGAAGTAGAAGAAGTTTATCTGAAGGCAAGTGCCAAACATGCCGCTGAACAAAAGCAATTAGATCAAATCGCCGTAGGTGAAAATGACCGTAGCTGGGTGATCAACAGCTTAAAACAAAAAGGATGTGAATTACCCGAATAA
- a CDS encoding DcaP family trimeric outer membrane transporter, with protein MKYKGIIYLSLLMSITLQQAQAESEDNSALNEKISKLQAQIDYLMEQQNLNKNNGLNKAPDLIRNKTSNTETPITADQTKIKFYGNIRVDAAYDFEGSTRSIANKTGSIPLDNSNSTSKSLNVSAATSRVGVDIVKPTSKGDLIGKLEADFMGSGGDNGNGSVRVRHAYISLGNWLIGQTTSPFVNSDTAPSLVDFTGAMGTGTQRNIQIRYQHVVDAKQKLLVALEGGDVENKNVEGGSRFPALTMRYEFKNPDFLVQLHGMLHENRAVSDSNEEQTKLAWGAGLGTKYKLSENDSVVFNYYHIAGDNRYMLYSKDNDAFYFDQNRMYLSEFDSVELGYMRKWNENLRSSLSAGSLVYKDSNFSENNPDQNKRLINASVNLFWTPVEKIDLGVEYTYGKRETFSDLEGKLSRINLLGRYNF; from the coding sequence ATGAAATATAAAGGGATTATTTATTTATCGTTATTAATGAGTATTACATTGCAGCAAGCCCAAGCTGAAAGCGAAGATAACTCAGCGCTAAATGAAAAAATAAGTAAATTACAAGCACAAATAGATTACTTGATGGAGCAGCAAAATTTAAATAAAAATAATGGATTGAATAAAGCACCTGATTTGATTCGAAACAAAACATCAAACACCGAAACGCCTATTACAGCTGACCAAACTAAAATTAAATTTTATGGAAATATACGGGTTGATGCCGCATATGATTTTGAAGGCTCAACGCGTTCAATTGCGAATAAAACAGGGTCAATACCATTAGACAATTCAAACTCAACCAGTAAATCATTAAATGTTTCTGCTGCGACTTCCCGTGTAGGTGTTGATATTGTCAAACCGACCTCAAAAGGAGATTTGATTGGAAAGCTAGAAGCCGATTTCATGGGAAGTGGCGGAGATAACGGTAATGGTTCGGTTCGGGTTAGACATGCGTATATTTCACTAGGAAATTGGTTGATTGGTCAAACCACTTCACCTTTTGTGAATAGTGATACAGCTCCAAGTTTGGTTGATTTTACAGGCGCGATGGGTACAGGAACTCAGCGTAATATCCAAATCCGTTATCAGCACGTTGTTGATGCCAAACAAAAATTATTAGTCGCTTTGGAAGGCGGTGATGTTGAAAATAAAAATGTAGAAGGCGGCAGCCGTTTTCCTGCATTAACCATGCGATATGAATTTAAGAATCCAGATTTTTTGGTTCAATTGCATGGCATGCTTCATGAAAATCGAGCAGTTTCTGACTCGAATGAAGAGCAAACTAAACTTGCTTGGGGTGCTGGATTAGGCACAAAGTATAAGCTTTCTGAAAATGACTCAGTTGTGTTTAATTACTATCACATCGCTGGCGATAACCGTTACATGCTTTATTCAAAAGATAATGATGCTTTCTACTTTGATCAAAATCGGATGTATTTAAGTGAATTTGATTCTGTTGAGTTAGGGTATATGCGTAAATGGAATGAAAATTTACGTTCTTCTTTGTCCGCTGGTAGCCTTGTCTATAAAGATTCAAATTTTTCAGAAAATAATCCTGATCAAAATAAAAGGCTAATCAATGCAAGCGTCAATTTATTTTGGACGCCTGTAGAGAAAATCGATCTTGGTGTTGAATACACCTATGGTAAGAGAGAAACTTTTTCAGATTTAGAAGGAAAATTATCTCGAATCAACTTATTAGGTCGATACAATTTTTAA
- a CDS encoding type II toxin-antitoxin system Phd/YefM family antitoxin, giving the protein MEQINYANARSQFSKVMERVLLGYAVKITLKEKDSVVLISEKAYLEYKNAMFELNKLKNKDF; this is encoded by the coding sequence GTGGAACAAATTAATTATGCGAATGCAAGATCACAATTTTCAAAAGTCATGGAAAGAGTGCTGTTAGGTTACGCCGTAAAAATTACACTAAAAGAGAAAGACTCTGTAGTTCTAATCAGTGAAAAGGCATATCTTGAATATAAAAATGCGATGTTTGAGCTTAATAAATTAAAAAACAAAGATTTTTAA
- a CDS encoding ShlB/FhaC/HecB family hemolysin secretion/activation protein, giving the protein MLTRNFITTSLILFAGFHQYVYAIEDVSLPSQVLQDQRLKELNQQIQDQLAQQTPYQNTKPLQDFKHLVVEESPCVAVKQISLVPLNDQSESELQQFNFVVKAIKKHPQNVLGKCIGTQSLHNIVNYAQNELLKKGFITSQIVVSPQDLNQGNLNLSVQIGRLNKIIIQEGKISSLQLKTGLPFKAGDIVNLKRLDQGLENLKRVYAVDMQIAPANSQDKELTGYSDLILKLQPLQKVNFNLSVDDSGNQDTGTYMGNIGLGVNNPFHLNDILSLNVSHSLDDFHEDLNRSYFISYQLPVGYYDLGLSYNDYQYKQTVLGANGPLLYHGNSQQANLNLSRVISRSGQHKTSLYGKLYHKESQSFIDDVEINVLHRRTSGWNLGFQHRQYLGNAVLDGSIDYRRGMGVGARTAPEENITNIEGKHLPVEGYSRAPLLSADLRFSTPFLLLEKPAQYRLNWRGQYAPKILVPNDRFYIGGRYSVRGFDGELMLSGDNGQYVQQEISLNAPIPNTQFYMAVDQGWVNGRNSIPGQRYLLGSVLGLRTYQNSFYLDAFTGRGLIAPDSIKKDWVTGFSINLSY; this is encoded by the coding sequence ATGTTAACTAGAAATTTTATAACTACTTCCCTTATTCTTTTTGCGGGTTTTCATCAATATGTCTATGCGATTGAAGATGTTTCTTTACCCAGTCAGGTGCTTCAAGATCAACGTTTAAAAGAGCTTAACCAGCAAATACAAGACCAGCTTGCCCAGCAAACTCCTTACCAAAACACCAAGCCATTACAGGACTTTAAGCATCTGGTTGTTGAAGAGAGTCCATGTGTGGCGGTTAAACAAATTAGTCTTGTCCCTTTAAATGACCAGTCAGAGTCTGAACTACAGCAATTTAACTTTGTGGTTAAAGCTATAAAAAAACACCCACAGAATGTTTTGGGTAAATGTATTGGAACCCAAAGTTTACATAACATCGTGAACTATGCCCAAAACGAACTTTTAAAAAAGGGTTTTATTACCAGTCAAATTGTCGTGAGTCCGCAAGACTTAAATCAGGGTAATTTAAACCTGAGTGTGCAAATCGGTCGCCTGAATAAAATCATAATTCAGGAAGGGAAAATTTCCTCATTACAGCTTAAGACAGGCTTGCCATTTAAAGCAGGTGACATTGTAAATCTAAAAAGGCTCGATCAGGGGTTGGAAAATCTCAAACGTGTCTATGCGGTAGATATGCAAATTGCCCCTGCAAATAGTCAAGATAAAGAATTAACGGGCTATAGCGATTTAATACTTAAACTTCAGCCACTACAAAAAGTTAATTTTAATTTAAGTGTAGATGATTCGGGTAATCAGGATACTGGTACCTATATGGGAAACATCGGGTTAGGCGTCAATAACCCATTTCATTTAAATGATATTTTATCGTTAAACGTGAGTCACTCATTAGATGACTTTCATGAAGACTTAAACCGAAGTTACTTTATTAGTTATCAATTGCCTGTTGGTTATTATGATTTAGGTCTTAGCTACAATGACTATCAATATAAGCAAACAGTCTTAGGTGCGAATGGTCCACTGCTTTACCATGGTAACAGCCAACAAGCCAACCTGAATTTGTCTCGTGTGATTAGCCGTAGCGGGCAGCATAAAACTAGTCTGTATGGAAAACTTTATCATAAGGAAAGCCAAAGTTTTATTGATGATGTTGAGATTAATGTCTTACACCGTAGAACCTCAGGCTGGAATTTAGGGTTTCAGCATCGTCAATATTTAGGAAATGCAGTATTAGACGGCAGCATCGATTACCGTCGTGGGATGGGGGTAGGTGCCCGAACTGCACCAGAAGAAAATATTACCAATATTGAGGGGAAACATCTTCCTGTTGAAGGTTACTCCCGTGCGCCACTTTTAAGTGCCGATCTGCGTTTTAGCACACCATTCCTTTTGCTCGAAAAACCAGCTCAATATCGCCTTAACTGGCGTGGACAATATGCACCAAAAATTTTAGTACCGAATGACCGCTTTTATATTGGTGGTCGCTATAGCGTGCGTGGTTTTGATGGTGAGCTCATGCTTTCCGGAGATAACGGGCAGTATGTACAGCAAGAAATTAGCTTGAATGCACCAATTCCAAATACCCAGTTTTACATGGCGGTCGATCAGGGCTGGGTTAATGGGCGTAATAGCATACCGGGTCAGCGTTATTTACTCGGGAGTGTTTTAGGGCTACGCACCTATCAAAATAGTTTTTATCTGGATGCCTTTACAGGTCGAGGGCTAATTGCACCTGACAGCATAAAAAAAGACTGGGTTACCGGTTTTAGTATCAACCTTTCTTATTAA